Proteins encoded within one genomic window of Acaryochloris marina S15:
- a CDS encoding F0F1 ATP synthase subunit B: MLIDPLTVVAQIINFLILVALLRRFLYAPITQVMKKRERLIAQQLKEAAHQQEVAQQEAERWRQMQQSLEHRQASFLTQAQAAAEEHRHQLLQQIRDEVDSTQAQWKEAVKHERQVFLGTLQKLAGQQLTTTVRYLLQDLANADLEQQIIEAFLTRLNHLPASEQAVLRVALSNVREQKLMISSTFPIPQESRNRILEVLLKQARGVDPSAYQFTTAPDLMCGIELKIPGYKLAWTVEQYLQQLEMKLNQVWDGMEKESVEQG, encoded by the coding sequence ATGTTGATTGATCCACTCACCGTGGTGGCCCAAATCATTAATTTTCTGATTCTAGTGGCCTTACTGAGACGGTTCCTCTATGCTCCGATCACTCAAGTAATGAAAAAGCGGGAACGGCTGATTGCTCAGCAGTTAAAGGAAGCTGCTCATCAGCAAGAAGTTGCTCAGCAAGAAGCTGAGCGTTGGCGTCAGATGCAGCAATCTTTAGAACATCGACAAGCCTCGTTTTTGACCCAAGCGCAAGCAGCAGCAGAAGAGCATCGACATCAGTTGTTGCAACAAATTCGGGACGAAGTCGATAGTACACAAGCTCAATGGAAAGAGGCAGTCAAACATGAGCGGCAAGTATTTCTAGGGACTCTACAGAAGTTGGCAGGACAGCAGTTAACGACCACCGTTCGGTATCTCCTTCAAGATTTGGCGAATGCTGATTTAGAGCAGCAAATCATTGAAGCTTTTCTGACTCGTCTTAATCATCTACCCGCTTCAGAACAAGCGGTGTTACGAGTTGCTTTATCCAACGTCAGGGAACAGAAACTGATGATATCCAGTACATTTCCCATACCTCAAGAAAGCAGAAATCGCATACTTGAGGTACTCCTTAAGCAAGCCCGTGGAGTAGACCCTAGTGCGTACCAATTTACGACGGCTCCAGACTTAATGTGTGGAATTGAACTCAAGATTCCAGGATATAAGCTGGCTTGGACGGTAGAGCAATATCTTCAGCAGCTGGAGATGAAGTTAAATCAGGTATGGGATGGCATGGAAAAAGAATCAGTTGAGCAGGGGTAG
- a CDS encoding F0F1 ATP synthase subunit C, translating into MDNIALVGMASIVISGLTIAIGSIGPALGEGRALSQALSALAQQPDEANTITRVLFVGMALVESTAIYCFVITLILIFANPFWTYVVEQASTNGG; encoded by the coding sequence ATGGATAATATTGCCCTTGTAGGCATGGCTTCGATTGTGATCTCTGGACTCACCATTGCCATAGGCTCCATAGGCCCAGCGCTGGGGGAAGGTCGAGCCTTATCCCAAGCATTAAGTGCTCTGGCGCAGCAACCCGACGAAGCCAATACCATCACCAGAGTGCTTTTTGTGGGAATGGCATTGGTAGAATCAACGGCCATTTACTGCTTTGTGATTACATTAATTCTGATTTTTGCCAATCCATTTTGGACCTATGTTGTGGAGCAGGCCAGCACAAATGGAGGATAG
- a CDS encoding F0F1 ATP synthase subunit A, with amino-acid sequence MHLTPDQTIFWQWGMFSLNATLIFTWLVMEVLVVGSWLVTRHLSASTQISRGQNLLEVIVLGIRDQIQEIIDQPAGPYLPFIGTLFIFIALSNLLSVIPGYQPPTGSLSTTTALALCVFFAVPLYGVRKKGVRGYLQQYLQPNPIMLPFNIIGDFSRIVALAVRLFGNVMSGTMIVGILLSVAPLLFPVMMQVLGLLTGMIQAYIFAILAMVFIAAASQVDQHNPQTDSEVFHG; translated from the coding sequence ATGCATCTAACGCCAGATCAAACCATTTTTTGGCAATGGGGGATGTTCTCTCTCAACGCGACACTGATCTTCACCTGGCTAGTCATGGAGGTGCTGGTGGTTGGCTCATGGTTAGTGACCCGACACCTCTCTGCCTCGACTCAGATCTCGCGGGGACAAAACTTGTTGGAGGTAATTGTGTTGGGCATTAGAGATCAGATTCAGGAAATCATTGACCAACCTGCAGGCCCATACTTACCGTTTATAGGCACCTTGTTTATCTTTATCGCCCTATCGAATCTGCTGAGTGTTATCCCCGGTTACCAACCACCGACGGGGTCTTTATCCACCACAACGGCTCTTGCCCTCTGTGTCTTTTTCGCGGTCCCCCTCTATGGCGTTCGGAAGAAGGGAGTGCGGGGTTACCTACAGCAGTACTTGCAGCCTAACCCCATTATGCTGCCGTTCAATATCATTGGGGATTTCTCCAGAATTGTGGCCCTAGCTGTTCGCCTATTTGGCAATGTCATGAGTGGAACAATGATCGTTGGCATCCTACTATCGGTAGCTCCTTTACTCTTCCCAGTCATGATGCAGGTCTTGGGGCTCTTAACAGGCATGATTCAAGCCTATATTTTCGCCATTTTAGCCATGGTTTTCATTGCAGCGGCGAGTCAAGTGGATCAACACAACCCTCAAACAGACAGTGAGGTCTTCCATGGATAA
- a CDS encoding ATP synthase subunit I produces MNSYSLALFTSLILGSGLGLLYFGGLWITILRFNRTTQPILLMWSSFILRLGAVLGVFHLILQKGVSDHLLGPLLLTFLGFLWARNVLISSIIPQPQKIKKRRREVVNCDL; encoded by the coding sequence ATGAATAGTTATTCCCTCGCCCTATTCACCTCCTTAATTTTGGGGAGTGGACTAGGACTCCTTTACTTCGGTGGATTATGGATCACGATTCTCCGGTTTAACCGAACCACTCAACCCATCCTGCTGATGTGGAGTAGTTTCATACTCCGTCTTGGGGCAGTTCTAGGTGTGTTTCACCTCATCCTTCAGAAGGGAGTGAGCGATCATCTACTAGGACCTCTACTCCTTACATTTCTGGGATTTCTTTGGGCTCGAAATGTTTTGATTAGCAGCATTATTCCCCAACCCCAGAAGATAAAGAAAAGGCGGAGAGAAGTTGTGAATTGTGATTTATAA
- a CDS encoding cation:proton antiporter: MSETILLYLVLLVGTTIVLAILFKAGAERLGIPPLVGYLLLGFILQLLDVRGFLASEVVLEIFSFLAELGIISLLFRVGLECNFTGLLRQLPQACLLLIGDVICSGSIGFITAYFFLNLSLVASLFIGIALVATSVGISISVWQDSQALNSKNGELLLDIAEMDDIAAIILMSLLFSLAPSWQQGTAIKFLPLLETIIGPFCLKVMIFSTFCLIFFRYIEQPLTQFFERIEPAPDPMLMVVGTGFVIAAVAGLLGFSVAVGAFFAGLAFSRDPHAVKIDASFGTLYEFFVPFFFIHIGLQIQVSTLATTLGLSLLLLSAALLGKLIGIGGLMLLSQRDVSSSTLLGISMMPRAEITMVILQRGRELGDWAVSSQIFTGMTLVAISTCIIAPMLLYPLLKQWPQLQEAEA; the protein is encoded by the coding sequence ATGAGTGAAACGATCCTCCTGTATTTAGTTTTACTCGTAGGGACAACAATTGTTTTAGCTATCCTCTTTAAAGCAGGGGCCGAACGGTTGGGCATCCCTCCCTTAGTGGGATATTTATTGCTTGGTTTTATTTTACAACTTCTTGATGTTCGTGGTTTTCTAGCCTCCGAGGTGGTGTTGGAGATCTTTAGTTTTTTAGCTGAGCTAGGCATTATTTCTCTACTGTTCCGCGTGGGATTAGAATGCAATTTCACTGGATTATTGCGTCAGTTACCTCAAGCTTGTTTGCTCCTCATCGGTGATGTGATCTGTAGTGGTTCAATAGGGTTTATCACTGCCTATTTCTTCTTAAATTTATCTCTTGTTGCCAGCCTATTTATTGGCATTGCCTTGGTGGCAACCAGTGTGGGGATTTCAATTAGCGTTTGGCAAGATTCCCAAGCACTTAATTCCAAGAATGGAGAGCTGCTACTAGATATTGCGGAAATGGATGATATTGCGGCCATTATCCTGATGTCTTTATTATTTTCACTTGCTCCTTCCTGGCAGCAAGGAACCGCAATTAAGTTTCTGCCGCTTTTGGAAACAATCATTGGCCCTTTTTGCTTAAAGGTGATGATTTTTAGCACCTTCTGCTTGATCTTTTTTCGCTATATTGAACAGCCCTTAACTCAATTTTTTGAGCGAATAGAACCGGCCCCCGATCCGATGTTGATGGTTGTAGGAACAGGCTTCGTTATTGCTGCTGTAGCAGGGCTTTTAGGTTTCTCAGTTGCCGTTGGGGCCTTCTTTGCAGGACTGGCATTTAGCCGTGATCCCCACGCTGTCAAAATTGATGCATCTTTCGGAACTCTCTACGAATTTTTTGTTCCGTTCTTTTTTATCCATATTGGCCTACAGATTCAAGTTTCAACTCTAGCAACCACCCTAGGCTTGAGTTTATTGCTCCTGAGTGCAGCCTTGCTTGGCAAACTCATCGGTATTGGGGGTTTGATGCTCTTGAGCCAAAGAGATGTTTCCAGTTCCACTTTACTAGGGATTAGTATGATGCCTCGAGCTGAAATTACCATGGTGATTCTTCAGCGAGGTCGTGAATTGGGGGATTGGGCTGTCTCTTCCCAGATTTTTACTGGCATGACGCTGGTTGCGATCTCAACCTGTATCATCGCTCCGATGCTGCTATATCCATTACTCAAGCAATGGCCCCAACTACAAGAGGCTGAAGCATGA
- a CDS encoding AtpZ/AtpI family protein, with the protein MENSPLPKDLGQADKHGFQHQVKDKVNRKLKARHQKKSVWFGLGLFGLVGWSVAIPTLLGIAIGVWLDNHVPSRYSWTLTMLVVGVILGCLNAWYWIKKESHHE; encoded by the coding sequence ATGGAGAATTCACCACTACCGAAGGACTTAGGCCAAGCGGACAAGCATGGTTTTCAACATCAAGTTAAGGATAAAGTTAACCGCAAACTAAAGGCTCGACACCAGAAAAAGAGCGTCTGGTTTGGTCTAGGACTGTTCGGGTTAGTGGGGTGGTCAGTGGCAATTCCAACGCTATTGGGGATTGCCATCGGGGTTTGGCTAGATAATCATGTCCCTAGCCGCTATTCTTGGACCTTAACCATGCTGGTTGTGGGGGTGATTTTAGGTTGCCTCAATGCCTGGTATTGGATCAAAAAGGAAAGTCATCATGAGTGA
- a CDS encoding F0F1 ATP synthase subunit epsilon, whose product MANSGHLQIRIFLPHEILMEQPVMKVTAESKQGVFCLLPHHIDCLAILVPGIVSLITEQGNECFVAVDEGILVKCGPEVRISTRNAVQGTDLGSLKQQVDQIFRQIDEKERLTRSALAQLEASLARYFSRL is encoded by the coding sequence TTGGCCAATAGTGGACACCTACAGATCAGGATTTTTTTGCCCCATGAAATCCTGATGGAACAGCCAGTGATGAAGGTGACAGCCGAGTCTAAGCAAGGTGTATTTTGTCTATTGCCCCATCACATCGATTGCTTAGCAATCCTAGTACCTGGAATTGTCTCCTTAATCACTGAGCAGGGGAATGAATGTTTTGTGGCTGTGGATGAAGGCATTTTAGTGAAGTGTGGTCCAGAGGTTAGGATTTCCACTCGCAATGCTGTCCAGGGAACTGATTTAGGCAGTCTGAAACAACAAGTTGATCAGATTTTCCGTCAAATTGATGAGAAGGAGCGCCTCACCCGATCTGCACTTGCTCAGCTAGAAGCGAGCTTGGCACGTTACTTCAGTAGATTGTAA